Proteins encoded in a region of the Balaenoptera musculus isolate JJ_BM4_2016_0621 chromosome 21, mBalMus1.pri.v3, whole genome shotgun sequence genome:
- the LOC118888052 gene encoding collagen alpha-1(I) chain-like: protein MEAEMGEMHLQTKEQQGFLATSDARRQHPGRRPQGRAFGPGGRTFPAAPRRRRDSERLPPPARPPTPPPLQNKGYSAPGAGRLQTSPVLHVPPSANLNVLPRRGTGENHYSVPGNGGEGHPRKERPAPPPGTPVRAGGQHRCRRVRPPPAPLGRRCPGCGEGGCSGHGQRQEDPGSPRQPRGKAARTLLRSPGAEPEPGAWRGAAGRGRRAPPGARPGELGQSLRRGLRRRREQHVRFELSSSGPGEYALTHGQARAGRASQGRAKRPRGLRGRVLRAARLSLARRFLRYLFISSSSLLPPPARARARAPPPPLGPRGRPPGLRLRRGGDARRAGRERERGRRAARRRRGARGRGGAGRTRAKAAPRLPGPGRAPARPDAASAARPAAGPSPPGTLRRATAGQPGEREPALSQWWLRRCAVRLRSPHGPRPGPSGEPPSTPGRRRAEPWQGTRRWLRTAGSARALGRPRHAPKPPRHELRAPMPLLLRFARR from the exons ATGGAGGCCGAGATGGGAGAGatgcatctacaaaccaaggaacagCAGGGATTTCTGGCCACGTCAGATGCTAGGAGACAG CATCCTGGCCGGCGGCCGCAGGGTCGCGCGTTCGGACCAGGCGGCCGGACTTTTCCCGCAGCTCCTCGTCGCAGACGGGACAGCGAGCGGCTGCCGCCCCCCGCCCGGCCGCCAACGCCGCCGCCGCTGCAAAATAAGGGCTACTCCGCTCCTGGAGCCGGGCGGCTGCAAACTTCCCCTGTTTTGCACGTACCTCCTTCTGCCAACTTGAACGTCCTTCCTCGCAGGGGGACCGGGGAAAACCATTACAGCGTCCCAGGGAACGGCGGCGAAGGGCACCCTCGCAAGGAAAGACCCGCGCCTCCGCCAGGGACGCCCGTTCGCGCAGGTGGGCAGCACCGCTGCCGGCGGGTccgcccccctcccgcccccctcgGCCGGCGCTGCCCAGGCTGCGGGGAGGGCGGCTGCAGCGGCCACGGGCAGCGCCAAGAGGACCCGGGCAGCCCGCGCCAGCCGCGCGGGAAGGCGGCACGTACCTTGCTGCGGTCGCCGGGCGCCGAGCCCGAGCCGGGAGCGTggcggggggcggcggggcgggggcgcagGGCGCCGCCGGGCGCTCGGCCCGGAGAACTTGGGCAGAGCCTCCGCCGCGGTCTCCGCCGGCGGCGCGAGCAACACGTCCGGTTTGAACTTTCCAGCTCCGGGCCCGGCGAATACGCGCTCACGCACGGACAAGCGCGCGCCGGCAGAGCCTCTCAGGGGCGAGCCAAGCGGCCCCGGGGCCTCCGCGGCCGCGTCCTCCGCGCTGCCCGGCTCTCATTGGCGCGGAGGTTCCtgcgctatttatttatttcctcctcctCGCTCCTTCCCCCgcccgcgcgcgcgcgcgcgcgcgccccTCCTCCGCCCCTCGGTCCGCGCGGCCGGCCGCCGGGGCTCCGGCTGCGGCGCGGCGGGGATGCGCGCCGGGCGGgccgggagagagagagagggcgccGGGCTGCGCGGAGGAGGCGAGGGGCGCGAGGCCGAGGAGGCGCGGGGCGGACGCGGGCGAAGGCTGCGCCGCGGCTCCCCGGCCCGGGCCGAGCCCCTGCGCGCCCGGACGCCGCCTCTGCTGCCCGCCCCGCGGCTGGCCCCAGCCCCCCGGGGACGCTGCGACGTGCCACCGCCGGCCAGCCAGGGGAGCGCGAGCCGGCCCTTTCTCAGTGGTGGCTTAGGCGCTGCGCGGTGCGGCTTCGCTCTCCGCACGGTCCTCGGCCCGGACCGTCGGGAGAGCCGCCGTCCACCCCGGGGAGGCGGCGGGCTGAGCCCTGGCAGGGAACGCGGCGCTGGCTCCGGACCGCAGGCTCCGCGCGCGCTCTGGGACGCCCCCGCCACGCTCCGAAGCCGCCCCGCCACGAGCTCCGAGCGCCCATGCCTCTGCTGCTGCGGTTCGCCCGCAGATGA